CCGCTCGACCCAGCGAGGATGCTCTGCCCCGCCATGGCGCCGCCCATCTCGCCCAGCGACCACAGGCCCGTCGGGTCCGTGTTGGTCACGGGGTTCGCGTGCGCATACATATACTTGTGCA
The window above is part of the Fretibacterium sp. OH1220_COT-178 genome. Proteins encoded here:
- a CDS encoding RHS repeat-associated core domain-containing protein, with product FDRTTELYQLRARYMDPRTGTFLSLDPHQGNRHDPASLHKYMYAHANPVTNTDPTGLWSLGEMGGAMAGQSILAGSSG